From a region of the Thermus caldilimi genome:
- a CDS encoding hydrogenase large subunit, with translation MEKVREALREGRPVALFPYGDRVLLWVERPGGQKGALGLTETFLLGERRRFPSLAAEFPALDWFERALWERGFEPVGHPGLKPLRRHDLPYTFREFPLLHEVPVGPVHAGIIEPGHFRFSVLGERIVNLEIRLGYQHRGLLSLIPGKGAEAALLLVERAGSEPVAHAMAFAEVWERALGWEAPSRAQYLRRAALELERAFGHMGHLAGLFTDIGYAYGATQLGRIRALLQGELDRLTGHRYGRNFLRVGGVWREGQPDLEAIAAYREELARLLPRLLKNPQVLDRMRYVGGVRRAEALALGFVGPTARASGVGRDLRQDDPLYPDFTPVVRQGGDVLSRAQVYAEETLKALDYALFFLRHLPAGPLALDPPPGEGEALVRVEAGRGEVVWFVRVQAGKVVMAEGVDPSFKNWRALELAVRGEGLPDFPLCNKSFDLSYAGSDL, from the coding sequence GTGGAGAAAGTGAGGGAGGCCCTGCGCGAGGGGAGGCCTGTGGCGCTTTTCCCTTATGGAGACCGGGTGCTTCTGTGGGTAGAGCGTCCCGGGGGCCAGAAGGGTGCTTTAGGCCTCACCGAGACCTTCCTCTTGGGTGAGAGGAGGCGCTTTCCTAGCCTGGCCGCCGAGTTTCCCGCTCTGGATTGGTTTGAACGGGCCCTTTGGGAGAGGGGTTTTGAGCCGGTGGGGCACCCTGGGTTGAAACCCCTCAGGCGTCACGACCTTCCCTATACCTTCCGGGAGTTTCCCCTCCTCCACGAGGTGCCTGTGGGACCCGTGCATGCGGGGATCATCGAACCCGGGCACTTCCGGTTTAGCGTTTTGGGCGAGCGGATCGTGAACCTGGAGATCCGCCTGGGTTACCAGCACCGGGGCTTGCTCTCCCTCATTCCGGGCAAAGGGGCTGAGGCTGCGCTCCTTCTGGTGGAGCGGGCGGGGAGTGAGCCCGTGGCCCACGCCATGGCTTTCGCCGAGGTCTGGGAAAGGGCCTTGGGCTGGGAGGCCCCTTCTCGGGCGCAGTACCTTCGCCGGGCAGCCCTGGAGTTGGAGCGGGCCTTTGGCCATATGGGACATCTGGCTGGGCTCTTCACCGATATCGGCTACGCCTATGGGGCTACCCAGTTAGGGCGGATACGGGCTCTTCTGCAGGGGGAACTGGACCGATTAACCGGCCACCGCTACGGGAGAAACTTCCTAAGGGTTGGGGGGGTGTGGCGGGAGGGCCAGCCGGACCTCGAGGCCATCGCCGCCTACCGGGAGGAGCTGGCCCGCCTGCTGCCCAGGCTCCTCAAAAATCCCCAGGTGCTGGACCGCATGCGCTATGTGGGGGGGGTGCGCCGGGCCGAAGCTTTGGCCCTGGGTTTCGTGGGCCCCACGGCCCGGGCCAGCGGGGTGGGGAGGGACCTCAGGCAGGACGACCCCCTTTACCCCGACTTTACCCCCGTGGTGCGCCAGGGAGGGGATGTGCTGTCCCGGGCCCAGGTGTATGCTGAGGAGACCCTTAAGGCCCTCGATTACGCCCTTTTCTTCCTTCGCCATCTTCCCGCCGGGCCTCTGGCCCTGGATCCCCCTCCGGGGGAGGGTGAGGCCTTGGTCCGGGTGGAGGCGGGAAGGGGTGAGGTGGTGTGGTTCGTCCGGGTGCAGGCTGGGAAGGTGGTCATGGCCGAGGGGGTGGACCCGAGCTTCAAGAACTGGCGGGCTTTGGAGCTTGCGGTCCGGGGGGAAGGCTTGCCGGACTTTCCCCTTTGCAACAAGTCCTTTGACCTGTCCTATGCGGGAAGCGACCTCTAG
- a CDS encoding proton-conducting transporter transmembrane domain-containing protein — MVLYLLVLLPLVVFLARKEASLLVRLSVLVPLLSFLLAPFLLGTAAGPFRLDGVGLFYLLLTNLIYALVALFARGYFAREEAWRFYWAGALFLASAHGAYLAHNLGMLWVFVEGSTLASALLVYHKGGARPLEATWKYLMLGSVGIAMGLIGVILVYALVGGATLDWGEVRSLVGEADPEGLKVAFALLLVGFGTKVGLFPLQAWLPDAHAEAPGPASALLSGTLLNVAFYALLRYAAIMQAAGLFAFASSLLLTFGLLTLLFAALFLFGQKEYKRLLAYSSMEHMGLAVFALGLGLPWLALFHTLAHSLAKTLAFLGASGILSLTHAKEVGRVGGLVFHLPALGIPYVLALAALGSLPPFPLFLAEFKAVEAAMRWPGLAGLYLLGLGMAFAGLLSPMAQMGFGRGKPLRGQGLDLWILWLLLGILVILGVFPGVEVFKGLEVVLWRK; from the coding sequence ATGGTGCTGTATCTTCTGGTCCTCTTACCCTTGGTGGTCTTCCTGGCCCGCAAGGAGGCCAGTCTGCTGGTGCGGCTTTCCGTTCTCGTGCCCCTCCTCAGCTTTCTTCTGGCTCCGTTTCTGCTGGGTACGGCAGCGGGTCCTTTCCGGTTGGATGGGGTAGGGCTCTTTTATCTTCTTCTGACCAACCTGATCTACGCCCTGGTGGCGCTTTTTGCCCGGGGCTACTTTGCCCGGGAGGAAGCCTGGCGCTTCTACTGGGCGGGTGCCCTTTTCCTGGCCTCGGCCCATGGGGCCTACCTGGCCCACAACCTGGGCATGCTCTGGGTTTTCGTGGAGGGGAGCACCCTGGCCTCGGCCCTTCTGGTCTACCACAAGGGTGGAGCCCGTCCCCTCGAGGCCACCTGGAAATACCTCATGCTGGGCAGCGTGGGCATCGCCATGGGGCTCATCGGGGTCATCCTGGTCTACGCCCTGGTGGGTGGGGCCACCTTGGACTGGGGAGAGGTTCGGTCCCTGGTGGGGGAGGCCGATCCCGAGGGGCTTAAGGTGGCCTTTGCCCTTCTTTTGGTGGGCTTTGGGACCAAGGTGGGGCTATTCCCCTTGCAGGCCTGGCTTCCCGATGCCCACGCCGAGGCCCCGGGGCCGGCTTCGGCCTTGCTTTCGGGAACCCTCCTCAACGTGGCCTTTTACGCCCTTCTCCGCTACGCCGCCATCATGCAGGCAGCAGGGCTTTTCGCCTTTGCCTCCAGCCTGCTCCTTACCTTTGGCCTGCTTACCCTTTTATTTGCGGCCCTCTTCCTCTTTGGACAGAAGGAATACAAGAGGCTTCTCGCCTACTCCAGCATGGAGCACATGGGCCTGGCGGTCTTCGCCTTGGGCCTGGGATTGCCCTGGCTGGCCCTTTTCCATACCCTGGCCCACTCCCTGGCCAAGACCTTGGCCTTTTTGGGGGCCAGCGGTATCCTGTCCCTCACGCACGCCAAGGAGGTGGGGCGGGTGGGCGGGTTGGTCTTCCACCTGCCGGCCTTGGGGATCCCCTACGTCCTGGCCTTGGCGGCCCTGGGGAGCCTGCCTCCCTTCCCCCTATTTTTGGCCGAGTTTAAGGCGGTGGAGGCGGCCATGCGCTGGCCTGGGCTGGCGGGGCTCTACCTTTTGGGCCTGGGTATGGCGTTTGCTGGCCTCCTTTCTCCCATGGCCCAGATGGGCTTTGGTAGGGGGAAACCCCTTAGGGGGCAGGGCTTGGATCTCTGGATCCTGTGGTTGCTCCTGGGCATCCTGGTGATCCTCGGCGTGTTCCCGGGGGTGGAGGTGTTTAAGGGGTTGGAGGTGGTGCTGTGGAGAAAGTGA
- a CDS encoding respiratory chain complex I subunit 1 family protein, with protein sequence MTAFLALVLAPLFSGSVKWLKARLTHREGLSPLMEYRNLIKLWRKVWIAPHPTTPLFLLGPILALLGTLGALALLPILPGPTFKGDFLLALYLLGLGRFFPMLAALDAGSSFGAQGGYREGVVTVLAEPGTLMALAGAVLLGEGFSLSGLPELGVENSLVLLLALASLALGLLAEGARMPVDDPTTHLELTMIHEAQILDHSGPLLALYELAGSLKMLFYAGLMALLLPGFKPLVFLGVGVAWVLALAYLETYGVKLRYLRLPDFLSYNTLFGVLALLGAIWRF encoded by the coding sequence ATGACGGCGTTCTTGGCCCTGGTGTTGGCTCCGCTTTTTTCGGGAAGCGTCAAGTGGCTGAAGGCTAGGCTTACCCACCGGGAGGGGCTTAGCCCGCTGATGGAATACCGAAATCTGATCAAGCTCTGGCGAAAGGTCTGGATAGCGCCCCATCCCACCACTCCCCTTTTCCTCCTCGGGCCCATCCTGGCCCTTTTGGGAACCCTGGGGGCCTTGGCCCTCTTGCCCATCCTCCCTGGCCCAACCTTCAAAGGGGACTTCCTCCTCGCCCTTTACCTCCTGGGCCTCGGGCGCTTTTTTCCAATGCTGGCGGCCTTGGATGCGGGCAGCAGTTTTGGGGCCCAGGGAGGCTACCGGGAGGGTGTGGTCACGGTGTTGGCGGAGCCCGGGACCCTTATGGCCTTGGCCGGGGCAGTCCTCTTGGGGGAAGGGTTTTCCCTGAGCGGTCTACCCGAGCTTGGGGTGGAGAACAGCTTGGTGCTGCTCCTGGCCCTGGCCTCTCTCGCCCTTGGCCTTTTGGCCGAGGGAGCCAGGATGCCGGTGGACGATCCCACCACCCACCTGGAGCTCACCATGATCCACGAGGCGCAGATTCTGGACCATAGCGGTCCTCTTCTGGCCCTGTACGAGCTTGCCGGGTCGCTCAAGATGCTCTTCTATGCGGGGCTGATGGCCTTGTTGTTGCCAGGGTTCAAGCCCCTGGTCTTCCTGGGGGTGGGGGTGGCCTGGGTTTTGGCGCTGGCCTACCTGGAGACCTACGGGGTAAAGCTTCGCTACCTGAGGCTTCCGGACTTTCTTTCGTACAACACCCTTTTCGGGGTGCTGGCGCTTTTGGGGGCGATATGGCGCTTTTAA
- a CDS encoding proton-conducting transporter transmembrane domain-containing protein yields the protein MSPLWTFLPLVLALLSAGTPWRFRGLSLFLGMTGLAWGVLGGMGWASGLGASYLYLFLLGALTLGLAPYLPAYLAHHPREAHLYGLLLPLFLASMAGVALASPGLGFLFLWEGMALLGYFLIALEGPNALAGARAFFLASRLSGAGLYLAFLGHGHVGADWVWAGLLLGFGVKAAVFPFHAWLPQAHPVAISPVSALLSGAMTKLGLLGLYQSRYWFGPPPPWVGWVLLLLGLLGAVYALVRGLGEEDLKGALAYSSVENLGLMLAALGAYLLKPMPVLLGAFFLHQVAHALFKGLLFLGAGALGERRISHLGGLFRKAPGLGALALWGMGVGAGLPPGPVFLAEWQLYQGFLQGPFLMPLAAGALALVGALALYFYVRLYGLAFLGLPRGEAALHWTQGMRLGLGVLAGLLLLLALVPGLVLDPLGVRTYPNGLLLILLGVLAGVFYRGLLRMPMRAYGTWDCGFQPLSPRMQPNGLGFAEPALRLFPFLRLQVGEHPRLEEPLAEVYPGVGRIYARLAAWVQTLQSGSLHLYLLLQLLTLVVVLGVVLL from the coding sequence ATGAGCCCCCTTTGGACCTTTTTGCCCTTGGTCCTGGCACTTCTATCCGCCGGGACCCCCTGGCGTTTCCGGGGGCTTTCCCTCTTCCTGGGCATGACGGGCCTGGCTTGGGGGGTGCTGGGGGGTATGGGCTGGGCTTCGGGGTTGGGTGCTTCTTACCTTTACCTCTTTCTCCTCGGAGCCTTGACCCTGGGCCTTGCTCCCTACCTTCCTGCCTACCTGGCCCATCACCCCCGTGAGGCGCACCTTTATGGCCTTCTGCTTCCCCTTTTTCTGGCCAGCATGGCGGGGGTGGCCTTGGCTTCCCCAGGGCTTGGCTTCCTCTTTTTGTGGGAGGGTATGGCCCTTTTGGGCTATTTTCTCATCGCCCTCGAGGGGCCAAACGCCCTGGCTGGGGCCCGGGCCTTTTTCCTGGCGAGCCGCCTTTCTGGGGCTGGGCTTTACCTGGCCTTTTTGGGGCACGGACATGTGGGAGCTGACTGGGTCTGGGCCGGGCTTCTTTTGGGCTTCGGGGTGAAGGCAGCCGTCTTCCCCTTCCACGCCTGGTTGCCCCAGGCCCACCCGGTGGCCATAAGCCCGGTTTCGGCCCTGCTTTCCGGGGCCATGACCAAGCTGGGCCTTCTTGGCTTGTACCAGTCCCGGTACTGGTTCGGTCCACCCCCGCCCTGGGTGGGGTGGGTTTTGCTCCTCCTGGGCCTTTTGGGTGCGGTGTATGCCCTGGTGCGGGGCCTTGGGGAAGAGGACCTAAAGGGCGCTTTGGCCTATTCCAGCGTAGAGAACCTGGGCCTCATGCTTGCCGCCTTGGGGGCCTATTTGCTGAAGCCCATGCCCGTGCTCCTGGGGGCCTTTTTCCTCCATCAGGTGGCCCATGCCCTGTTCAAGGGGCTCCTTTTCCTGGGTGCAGGAGCCCTGGGGGAGCGGCGGATTTCCCACTTGGGTGGGCTTTTCCGCAAGGCTCCCGGACTTGGAGCCCTCGCCTTGTGGGGAATGGGGGTGGGGGCGGGTCTGCCTCCTGGCCCGGTCTTTCTTGCGGAATGGCAGCTTTACCAAGGCTTTTTGCAGGGTCCTTTCCTGATGCCCCTGGCCGCCGGGGCCTTGGCCCTGGTGGGGGCCTTGGCCCTCTACTTCTACGTGCGCCTATACGGGCTAGCCTTCTTGGGCCTACCTCGAGGCGAGGCTGCCCTGCACTGGACCCAGGGGATGCGCCTCGGTCTTGGGGTGCTGGCGGGGCTCCTCCTCCTTTTGGCCTTGGTGCCCGGGCTGGTCCTGGACCCCCTTGGGGTTCGCACCTACCCCAACGGGCTTCTCTTGATCCTTCTTGGGGTTCTGGCTGGGGTGTTTTACCGGGGCCTACTCCGGATGCCCATGCGGGCCTACGGTACCTGGGACTGCGGTTTCCAGCCCCTCAGCCCCAGGATGCAACCCAACGGCCTGGGCTTCGCCGAACCGGCCCTTCGCCTTTTCCCCTTCCTTCGCCTCCAGGTGGGGGAGCATCCCCGTCTGGAGGAACCCTTGGCCGAGGTGTACCCCGGGGTGGGGCGGATCTACGCCCGCCTTGCGGCTTGGGTGCAGACCCTGCAGTCAGGAAGCCTGCACCTTTACCTTCTCCTGCAACTCCTCACCTTGGTGGTGGTTCTGGGGGTGGTCTTGCTATGA
- a CDS encoding ArsR/SmtB family transcription factor → MPSTLHRYKAEFFKALGHPLRLAILDALRGGERSVSALQRELGVEQSVLSRQLSLLRERGLVEARREGQMVYYRTRDPEVYAFLDLGRRIFERHLEAERERLEALREEE, encoded by the coding sequence ATGCCTAGCACCCTCCACCGCTACAAGGCGGAGTTCTTTAAGGCCCTGGGCCATCCCTTGCGCCTGGCCATCCTGGATGCCCTGCGGGGGGGAGAGCGCTCGGTTTCCGCCCTGCAACGGGAGCTTGGGGTGGAACAGTCGGTGCTTTCCAGGCAGCTTTCCCTCCTGCGGGAGCGGGGCCTGGTGGAGGCCAGGAGGGAAGGGCAGATGGTCTACTACCGCACCCGGGACCCGGAGGTCTACGCCTTCTTAGATCTGGGGCGGCGGATCTTTGAGCGGCACCTCGAGGCGGAAAGGGAGCGCCTGGAAGCCCTGAGGGAGGAGGAATGA
- a CDS encoding ABC transporter ATP-binding protein produces the protein MAKVRLEHVWKRFGKVVAVKDFNLETEDGEFVVFVGPSGCGKTTTLRMIAGLEEVSEGRIHIGDRLVNDVPPKDRDIAMVFQNYALYPHMNVYENMAFGLRLRRYPKEEIDRRVKEAARILKIEHLLNRKPRELSGGQRQRVAMGRAIVREPKVFLMDEPLSNLDAKLRVEMRAEIAKLQRRLGVTTIYVTHDQVEAMTLGHRIVVMKDGEIQQVDTPLNLYDFPANRFVAGFIGSPSMNFIRAGVEAQGEKVYLVAPGFRVRANPILAQALRPYAGKEVWMGIRPEHLGLKGYTVIPEEENAIRGEVEVAEPLGAETEIHVSVDGTVLVAKVDGHAPVKPGDRVELLADTSRLHAFDVESDQTIGHAQEREAVAR, from the coding sequence ATGGCCAAGGTTAGGCTGGAGCACGTTTGGAAGCGCTTCGGCAAGGTGGTGGCGGTCAAGGACTTCAACCTGGAGACCGAGGACGGGGAGTTTGTGGTCTTCGTGGGGCCTTCGGGCTGCGGCAAGACCACCACCCTGCGGATGATCGCCGGCCTCGAGGAGGTCTCCGAGGGCCGCATCCATATCGGCGACCGCCTGGTGAACGACGTCCCCCCCAAGGACCGGGACATCGCCATGGTCTTCCAGAACTACGCCCTTTACCCCCACATGAACGTCTATGAGAACATGGCCTTCGGCCTGCGCCTAAGGCGCTACCCCAAGGAGGAGATCGACCGCCGGGTGAAGGAGGCCGCCCGTATTCTCAAGATCGAGCATCTTCTAAACCGCAAACCCCGGGAGCTTTCCGGCGGCCAGCGCCAACGGGTGGCCATGGGCCGGGCCATCGTGCGGGAGCCCAAGGTCTTCCTCATGGACGAGCCCCTTTCCAACCTGGACGCCAAGCTCCGGGTAGAGATGCGGGCGGAGATCGCCAAGCTGCAACGACGGCTTGGGGTCACCACCATCTACGTGACCCACGACCAGGTGGAGGCCATGACCCTGGGCCACCGCATCGTGGTCATGAAGGATGGGGAAATCCAGCAGGTGGACACTCCCCTAAACCTCTACGACTTCCCCGCCAACCGCTTCGTGGCGGGCTTTATCGGTAGCCCCTCCATGAACTTCATCCGGGCTGGGGTGGAAGCGCAGGGGGAAAAGGTATACCTGGTGGCCCCGGGCTTCCGGGTCCGGGCCAACCCCATCCTGGCCCAGGCCCTGAGGCCCTATGCGGGCAAGGAGGTTTGGATGGGCATCCGCCCCGAGCACCTGGGCTTGAAGGGCTACACGGTGATTCCCGAGGAGGAAAACGCCATCCGGGGCGAGGTGGAGGTGGCCGAGCCCCTGGGGGCGGAAACCGAGATCCACGTGAGCGTGGACGGCACGGTCCTGGTGGCCAAAGTGGACGGCCACGCTCCGGTGAAGCCCGGGGATAGGGTGGAGCTTCTGGCCGACACCTCCCGCCTCCATGCCTTTGACGTGGAAAGCGACCAGACCATCGGCCACGCCCAGGAACGGGAAGCGGTGGCCCGCTAG
- the udk gene encoding uridine kinase, with amino-acid sequence MNRRDKPFIIGIAGGSASGKTTLARSLAKALGERVALLPMDHYYRDLSHVPFPERLQANYDHPEAFDLPLYLEHVHALLSGQAVEMPLYDFRAYTRSSKTERVLPAPVVILEGILVLYPEPLRALMDLKVFVDADADERFIRRLERDVQERGRSLESVVRQYLEKVKPMHLAFVEPTKRHADVILPGGGQNPVALEMLKAKALARLAEMGVA; translated from the coding sequence GTGAACCGGCGGGATAAGCCCTTCATCATAGGCATCGCTGGGGGGAGCGCCAGCGGCAAAACCACCCTGGCCCGCTCCCTGGCCAAGGCCTTGGGGGAGCGGGTGGCCCTACTCCCCATGGACCACTACTACCGGGATCTTTCCCACGTGCCCTTTCCGGAGCGCCTCCAAGCCAACTACGACCACCCGGAGGCCTTTGACCTTCCCCTCTATCTTGAGCACGTGCACGCCCTTCTTTCCGGGCAGGCGGTGGAGATGCCCCTTTACGACTTCCGGGCCTATACGCGAAGCTCGAAGACGGAAAGGGTCTTGCCCGCTCCTGTGGTGATCCTCGAGGGCATCCTGGTTCTTTACCCCGAGCCCCTCAGGGCCCTTATGGACCTCAAGGTCTTCGTGGATGCGGACGCCGACGAGCGTTTCATCCGGCGGTTGGAGCGGGACGTCCAGGAACGAGGTCGTAGCCTGGAAAGCGTGGTGCGCCAGTACTTGGAAAAGGTAAAGCCCATGCACCTGGCCTTCGTGGAACCCACCAAGCGGCATGCGGACGTGATCCTGCCCGGTGGCGGGCAGAACCCGGTGGCCTTGGAGATGCTCAAGGCCAAGGCCTTGGCCCGCCTGGCGGAGATGGGGGTAGCATGA
- a CDS encoding DUF5693 family protein, which produces MKRLLHLLLLLALVPSLLALQPRLRAERPGPVVLLLDAEALREEAQSQGKSLLEVLESYRPLGVRGVAFPERFVKDWVGLGELIYRTGRELLEAGLPTKPSWYYLRGNRELLELLQTAYDLPHEWVGPWLGFPLDVQAFPAFYPLDEIWAAKAAGFYVAVRPINQRYRRLDPSLPIVPKEADAVVFAGLEALGYPYRLGEARELIPVPVALIEGTPQPGLAAFRDKGILRLFSLRYEWQLTLTPEEAADKYVLAARERGHQLLYLRPYPYRQDTERLLKRIQEGLKASHIPLGHPGVREFTPSPLRLAAWVGVVSGLGLLALGLPVYGPGVAFLLLLLALGYAGSQAGALLAALVFPVLGFLGPRNGLWMWLRTLGYALAGTVFLSALGSTPETLLGLQAFKGVSLTLLVPPLLVAFSFLDRNYKETLTRLFLHPLRLGEVALAGVALALLLLALLRRGNEAPVVPEVELKLRSLLQDVMVRPRFKEVFGHALFPLALLLPWPKWVQNGLLFLAALGVASILNTFSHFHTPLPISFFRVVNGALLGLSLGLLGVMLVRRLRAWWLG; this is translated from the coding sequence ATGAAAAGGCTCCTCCACCTTCTCCTCCTCCTGGCCCTGGTGCCCTCCCTCCTGGCCCTTCAGCCCCGCTTGCGGGCGGAGCGGCCGGGTCCCGTGGTGCTCCTCCTGGACGCAGAAGCCCTGCGGGAGGAGGCCCAAAGCCAAGGGAAAAGCCTTTTAGAGGTGCTGGAGTCCTACCGCCCCCTGGGGGTCAGAGGGGTAGCCTTCCCGGAACGATTTGTGAAGGATTGGGTGGGGCTAGGGGAGCTTATTTATCGGACCGGGAGGGAACTTTTGGAAGCGGGGCTACCCACCAAACCCAGCTGGTACTACCTCCGGGGCAACCGGGAGCTTCTTGAGCTATTACAGACGGCCTATGACCTTCCCCATGAATGGGTGGGTCCCTGGCTGGGCTTTCCCCTGGACGTCCAGGCCTTCCCCGCCTTCTACCCTTTGGACGAGATCTGGGCGGCCAAGGCTGCGGGCTTTTACGTGGCAGTCCGCCCCATCAACCAGCGTTACCGCCGCCTGGACCCTTCCCTACCCATCGTTCCCAAGGAGGCGGACGCTGTGGTCTTCGCTGGCCTCGAAGCCCTGGGCTACCCCTACCGCCTGGGGGAAGCCCGAGAGCTGATACCGGTGCCCGTGGCCCTCATCGAGGGCACTCCCCAGCCCGGCCTCGCCGCCTTTCGAGACAAGGGCATCCTCCGCCTTTTCAGCCTCCGCTACGAGTGGCAGCTCACCCTAACCCCCGAGGAGGCCGCGGACAAGTATGTGCTGGCCGCCCGGGAACGGGGCCACCAGCTCCTCTACCTCCGGCCCTACCCCTACCGCCAGGACACGGAGCGCCTCCTTAAGCGGATCCAGGAGGGCCTAAAGGCCAGCCACATTCCCCTGGGCCATCCTGGGGTCCGGGAGTTCACGCCAAGCCCCCTCCGCCTGGCCGCCTGGGTGGGGGTGGTATCGGGGCTAGGGCTTTTGGCCCTGGGGCTACCCGTGTACGGGCCGGGGGTGGCCTTCCTCCTTCTTCTCCTGGCCCTGGGGTATGCGGGAAGCCAGGCAGGAGCCCTTCTAGCCGCTTTGGTCTTTCCCGTGCTGGGCTTTCTAGGCCCCAGGAATGGCCTCTGGATGTGGCTTCGCACCCTGGGGTACGCCCTAGCCGGGACGGTTTTCCTCTCGGCCCTGGGCTCTACCCCGGAGACCCTCCTGGGGCTTCAAGCCTTCAAGGGCGTTTCCCTCACCCTCCTGGTGCCTCCCCTCCTGGTGGCCTTCAGCTTCCTGGACAGGAACTACAAGGAAACCCTGACCCGGCTTTTCCTGCACCCCCTGCGCCTGGGGGAAGTGGCCCTGGCAGGGGTGGCCCTGGCCCTCCTCCTCCTGGCCCTCCTGCGCCGGGGCAACGAGGCTCCGGTGGTGCCGGAAGTAGAGCTCAAGCTACGCAGCCTGCTGCAGGACGTGATGGTGCGCCCCCGCTTCAAGGAGGTCTTCGGCCACGCCCTCTTCCCCCTGGCCCTCCTCCTTCCCTGGCCGAAGTGGGTGCAAAACGGCCTCCTCTTCCTGGCTGCTCTCGGGGTGGCCTCCATCCTGAACACCTTCAGCCACTTCCACACTCCCCTTCCCATCTCCTTCTTCCGGGTGGTGAACGGGGCGCTTTTGGGCCTTTCCCTCGGGCTTCTCGGGGTTATGCTGGTAAGGAGGCTTCGGGCATGGTGGTTGGGGTAG
- the csaB gene encoding polysaccharide pyruvyl transferase CsaB yields MVVGVAGYYGFKNAGDEAILEAIARELKARGHQILALSGDPKQTAKEHGIRAAHRLNPLALLRADLWLLGGGGLLQDATSSLSLLYYLSVLRAARFFRKRVVVFNQSLGPLTPWGEKQVKRALRGVPIILRDQDSWEYAKNLGLSPALGADPALLLTPPPVKREEDLVLVIPRAGVDQEALTNLYITANHLVHEGRRVLVLLLQPGYDDEVIEIFRLHRVEKTADPRRVLYLAAQAGYVISMRLHGLILAAAAGTPFAALSYDPKVAAFAKETGAYYQELPGDPIKLSKAAMYGRYPDWEKVAALKERARQSFDLALGEASLVKKTHGRGSSGP; encoded by the coding sequence ATGGTGGTTGGGGTAGCGGGGTACTACGGGTTTAAAAACGCCGGGGACGAGGCCATCCTCGAGGCCATCGCCCGGGAGCTGAAGGCCCGGGGACACCAGATTCTGGCCCTTTCCGGCGATCCTAAACAGACCGCCAAGGAGCACGGGATCCGGGCCGCCCATCGTCTAAACCCCTTGGCCCTTCTCCGGGCGGACCTCTGGCTTCTGGGGGGCGGAGGGCTTTTGCAGGATGCCACCAGCTCCCTAAGCCTTCTTTACTACCTGTCCGTGCTCCGGGCTGCCCGCTTCTTCCGCAAGAGGGTGGTGGTATTCAACCAGTCCCTCGGCCCCCTCACCCCCTGGGGGGAAAAGCAGGTGAAACGGGCCTTGCGAGGCGTGCCCATAATCCTTCGCGACCAAGATTCCTGGGAATACGCCAAGAATCTGGGCCTTTCCCCCGCCTTGGGTGCCGACCCTGCTCTCCTCCTCACCCCGCCCCCTGTAAAGCGGGAAGAGGACCTGGTCCTCGTCATTCCCCGGGCTGGGGTGGACCAGGAAGCCCTCACCAACCTCTACATCACCGCCAACCACCTGGTGCACGAGGGAAGAAGGGTGCTGGTCCTCCTCCTCCAGCCGGGATACGACGACGAGGTCATCGAGATCTTCCGCCTGCACCGGGTGGAGAAGACCGCCGATCCCAGGCGGGTCCTCTACCTGGCAGCCCAGGCAGGATACGTGATCTCCATGCGCCTGCACGGCCTCATCCTGGCCGCGGCCGCCGGCACCCCCTTCGCCGCCCTTTCCTACGACCCCAAGGTGGCCGCCTTCGCCAAGGAAACCGGGGCCTACTACCAGGAGCTCCCCGGCGACCCCATCAAGCTTTCCAAGGCCGCCATGTACGGCCGCTATCCCGACTGGGAAAAGGTGGCGGCCCTGAAGGAAAGGGCCCGGCAAAGCTTTGACCTGGCCCTGGGGGAGGCCAGCCTGGTCAAAAAGACCCACGGACGCGGTTCAAGCGGCCCCTAA